Proteins from a single region of Campylobacter sp. RM16704:
- a CDS encoding RluA family pseudouridine synthase, with product MPYIKIKLSNNEKKAFRLLIDELKISMSQAQKIIDKKRLFCNGKLVNEKNQFLDGLVELIIYENNPKGLEIVFENDDFAVVEKPSGVLTHPNGRNCTYSLCDEIWHLWGEKACVAHRLDKETSGLLLIAKHKNTQIELKTMFEKRLVQKSYLALVEGKTEKEFIVDKKMDLAKNYDTIKTRMCICENGKEALTQFHTLKYFENLDASLVLAKPLTGRQHQIRLHLFHVKHKILGDPLYGLEKIQIEQILDGKMSELERIQITGAKRLLLHSFSLEFTYKNQKFLIQSQKNIKDDFVSDIGYRKCIQNII from the coding sequence TTGCCTTATATAAAAATAAAACTATCAAATAACGAAAAAAAGGCTTTTAGATTACTTATAGATGAATTAAAAATTTCTATGAGTCAAGCTCAAAAAATTATTGACAAAAAACGCCTTTTTTGCAATGGAAAACTAGTAAATGAAAAAAATCAATTTTTAGATGGCTTAGTAGAGCTAATCATATATGAAAATAATCCTAAAGGATTAGAAATAGTTTTTGAAAATGATGACTTTGCAGTTGTAGAAAAGCCAAGCGGAGTGCTAACTCATCCAAATGGAAGAAATTGCACTTATAGTCTTTGCGATGAAATTTGGCATTTATGGGGCGAAAAAGCTTGTGTGGCCCACAGGTTAGATAAAGAAACAAGCGGACTTTTACTCATAGCCAAACACAAAAATACGCAAATTGAGTTAAAAACTATGTTTGAAAAAAGATTAGTACAAAAAAGCTATCTTGCACTAGTAGAAGGAAAAACTGAAAAAGAATTCATAGTAGATAAAAAAATGGATTTAGCCAAAAATTATGATACAATCAAAACTAGAATGTGTATTTGTGAAAATGGCAAAGAGGCTTTAACGCAATTTCACACTTTGAAATATTTTGAAAATTTAGATGCTAGCTTAGTTTTAGCTAAGCCTCTAACAGGAAGACAACACCAAATAAGATTACATTTGTTTCATGTGAAACATAAAATTTTGGGCGATCCTTTGTATGGTTTAGAAAAAATACAGATAGAGCAAATACTTGATGGAAAAATGAGTGAGCTTGAAAGAATTCAAATTACAGGTGCTAAAAGATTGCTTTTACACTCTTTTAGCTTAGAATTTACATATAAAAATCAAAAATTTTTGATACAATCTCAAAAAAACATAAAAGATGACTTTGTATCAGATATAGGATATCGAAAATGTATTCAAAATATAATCTAA
- the purB gene encoding adenylosuccinate lyase, with translation MVERYSREIMAKKWNMQAKYDAWLKVELAAVKAWNKLGLIKDDDCEKIVKNAKFDIARIDEIEKTTKHDVIAFLTSVSESLGEESRFVHYAMTSSDCIDTAVALQIKDSLELILQDLDQVLAVIKTRAYEHKNTLMVGRSHGIHGEPITFGLVLAIWYDSLVHAKDLIIHAKEVISYGKISGAMGNFAHAPLEFEEEVCKNLDLKPAPVSNQVIQRDRYAQVISALAILASSCEQIAVAIRHFQRTEVYEAEEYFSQGQKGSSAMPHKRNPVLSENITGLCRMIRAYVTPALENVALWHERDISHSSVERFVLPDAFITTDFMLSRLCGVIEKLLVYPENMMKNLNLTGGLVFSQRVLLELPFKGISREEAYKIVQRNAMKVWADLQNGKAALNEKGESLFLLALLADEDLKKSLNETDIRNCFDYSYYTKNVDKIFTRTFK, from the coding sequence ATGGTTGAAAGATATAGTAGAGAAATTATGGCTAAAAAATGGAATATGCAAGCAAAATATGATGCGTGGTTAAAAGTAGAATTAGCTGCTGTAAAGGCATGGAATAAACTTGGTCTGATTAAAGATGATGATTGTGAAAAGATTGTAAAAAATGCTAAATTTGATATAGCAAGAATAGACGAGATAGAAAAAACTACTAAACATGATGTTATTGCCTTTTTAACTAGTGTAAGTGAAAGTTTGGGTGAAGAAAGTCGTTTTGTGCATTATGCGATGACAAGTTCAGATTGTATTGATACTGCAGTTGCTTTGCAGATTAAGGATAGTTTGGAATTAATCTTGCAAGATTTAGATCAAGTTTTAGCAGTGATTAAAACAAGGGCTTATGAGCATAAAAATACCTTAATGGTAGGAAGAAGTCATGGAATTCATGGAGAGCCTATAACTTTTGGCTTAGTTTTGGCTATTTGGTATGATTCACTAGTTCATGCAAAAGATTTAATCATTCATGCAAAAGAAGTAATTAGCTATGGAAAAATTAGTGGAGCAATGGGAAATTTTGCGCATGCACCACTTGAATTTGAAGAAGAAGTTTGTAAGAATTTAGACCTTAAACCAGCACCAGTTTCAAACCAAGTCATACAAAGAGATCGTTACGCACAAGTTATCTCAGCTTTGGCTATTTTAGCTTCAAGTTGTGAACAAATTGCTGTTGCGATCCGCCATTTTCAAAGAACAGAAGTGTATGAAGCTGAAGAGTATTTTTCTCAAGGACAAAAAGGAAGTTCAGCTATGCCTCATAAAAGAAATCCTGTTTTGAGTGAAAATATCACTGGACTTTGTAGAATGATAAGAGCTTATGTAACTCCAGCTTTAGAAAATGTAGCTTTATGGCATGAAAGAGATATATCACATTCTAGTGTAGAAAGATTTGTGTTACCTGATGCTTTTATCACGACTGATTTTATGCTTTCAAGATTATGTGGAGTTATAGAAAAACTTTTGGTATATCCAGAAAATATGATGAAAAATTTAAACTTAACTGGTGGGCTTGTATTTTCCCAAAGAGTGTTACTCGAGCTTCCATTTAAGGGTATAAGCAGGGAGGAAGCTTACAAGATCGTTCAAAGAAATGCTATGAAAGTTTGGGCTGATTTACAAAATGGTAAAGCTGCTTTAAACGAAAAGGGAGAAAGCTTGTTTTTGTTAGCCTTGCTTGCTGATGAAGATTTGAAAAAGTCTTTAAACGAAACAGATATTAGAAATTGTTTTGATTATAGCTACTATACAAAAAATGTAGATAAAATTTTTACAAGAACATTTAAATAA
- a CDS encoding aerobic ribonucleoside-diphosphate reductase Ia, B1 protein subunit NrdA, with product MKVLKRNGRTEELDVSKIKKYTTDAVANLENVSQSELEVDAKIQFRDGITTEEIQQTLIKTAVDKIDIDRPNWTFVAARLFLYDLYKKVSGYNGYRHLKEYLEKGEKEGRILIGLKEKYDLDDLNAYIKPERDLQFTYLGIKTLYDRYLIKDSKGMPIELPQQMFMAIAMFLAQNELDSQTWAKKFYDLISTFEVMLATPTLSNARTTRHQLSSCYIGSTPDNIEGIFDSYQEMALLSKFGGGIGWDWSKVRAMGGSIDGHKNAAGGIIPFLKITNDIAVAVDQLGTRKGAIAVYIEPWHMDINDFLDLRKNSGEERRRAHELFPALWINDLFMKRVRANEKWTLFDPADTSSLCDLYGEEFERKYEEYEKNENIAKEIVDAKELWKKILLSYFETGMPFLCFKDSANKTNPNSHVGLIRSSNLCTEIFQNTEPNYYQVKITFDDKTELHLDEEEEITIDGGYKKLAKKISTLDSINGKKVYIAEKYKNEGKTAVCNLASINLSKINTKKDIQRVVPTAIRMLDNVIDLNFYPHIKVKNTNLRSRAIGLGIMGEAQMLAEAQIYWGSNEHFEKIDHIMEMISYEAIQASSNLALEKGSYPDFEGSNWSKGIVPIDVANENAKKLTASDGLFDQSECDWEKLREKLKKDGIRNGYLMAIAPTSSISILVGTTQTIEPVYKRKWFEQNLSGMIPTVVPNLSANTWQYYTPAYELDQKILVKAAAIRGKWIDQGQSLNIFVSLDKASGGYLNEIYQLAWELGIKSTYYLRSESPDSQKVNDDVVDRTIECEGCQ from the coding sequence GTGAAAGTATTAAAAAGAAATGGAAGAACTGAAGAGTTAGATGTTTCTAAAATTAAAAAATACACCACAGATGCGGTTGCAAATTTAGAAAATGTCAGTCAAAGTGAGCTTGAAGTAGATGCGAAAATCCAATTTCGTGATGGCATAACAACAGAAGAAATTCAACAAACTCTTATAAAAACAGCAGTTGATAAAATTGATATTGATAGACCTAATTGGACTTTTGTTGCCGCGAGATTATTTTTATATGATTTATATAAAAAAGTGAGTGGTTATAATGGCTATAGACATTTAAAAGAATACCTTGAAAAAGGTGAAAAAGAAGGTAGAATCTTAATAGGCTTAAAAGAAAAATACGATTTAGATGATTTGAATGCTTATATAAAACCAGAGCGTGATTTACAATTTACTTATCTTGGTATAAAAACTTTATATGATAGGTATTTGATTAAAGATTCTAAAGGTATGCCTATAGAATTACCGCAGCAAATGTTTATGGCTATTGCTATGTTTTTAGCACAAAATGAGTTAGATTCTCAAACTTGGGCTAAGAAATTTTATGATTTAATCTCAACTTTTGAAGTTATGCTTGCAACTCCAACTCTTTCAAATGCAAGAACAACAAGACACCAATTAAGTTCGTGTTACATAGGAAGCACACCTGATAATATAGAAGGAATTTTTGATTCGTATCAAGAAATGGCACTTTTGTCTAAATTTGGCGGTGGTATAGGTTGGGATTGGTCTAAGGTGCGTGCTATGGGTGGAAGTATAGATGGACATAAAAACGCAGCAGGTGGGATTATACCTTTCTTAAAAATTACCAATGATATAGCAGTAGCAGTAGATCAACTTGGTACAAGAAAGGGTGCAATTGCAGTTTATATAGAACCATGGCATATGGATATTAATGACTTTTTAGACTTGCGTAAAAATTCAGGCGAAGAAAGAAGAAGAGCACATGAACTTTTTCCTGCTTTATGGATAAATGATTTATTTATGAAAAGAGTTAGAGCAAATGAAAAATGGACGCTTTTTGATCCAGCTGATACTTCTAGTTTGTGTGACTTATATGGTGAAGAATTTGAAAGAAAATATGAAGAATATGAAAAAAATGAAAATATAGCTAAAGAGATAGTCGATGCAAAAGAGCTTTGGAAGAAAATCTTGCTTTCTTATTTTGAAACAGGTATGCCATTTTTATGTTTTAAAGATAGTGCTAATAAAACTAATCCAAATTCACATGTAGGTCTTATAAGAAGTTCTAATCTATGCACAGAGATTTTTCAAAATACGGAGCCAAATTATTATCAGGTTAAAATTACATTTGATGATAAAACAGAACTTCATTTAGATGAAGAAGAAGAAATTACCATAGATGGAGGCTATAAAAAACTTGCTAAAAAAATTTCTACTTTAGATAGTATTAATGGTAAAAAAGTTTATATTGCAGAAAAATACAAAAATGAGGGCAAAACAGCCGTTTGTAATCTAGCTAGCATTAATCTAAGCAAAATTAATACAAAAAAAGATATCCAAAGAGTTGTGCCAACTGCTATAAGAATGCTTGATAATGTGATTGATTTAAATTTTTATCCTCATATAAAGGTAAAAAATACAAATTTAAGATCTCGTGCCATAGGTCTTGGTATAATGGGTGAAGCACAAATGCTTGCAGAAGCACAAATTTATTGGGGTTCTAATGAGCATTTTGAGAAAATCGATCACATTATGGAAATGATTAGCTATGAAGCAATACAAGCTAGTTCAAATTTGGCTTTAGAAAAAGGATCTTATCCTGATTTTGAAGGATCAAATTGGAGTAAAGGTATAGTACCTATTGATGTAGCAAATGAAAATGCTAAAAAGCTTACAGCAAGTGATGGGTTATTTGATCAAAGTGAATGTGATTGGGAAAAATTAAGAGAAAAACTAAAAAAAGATGGAATAAGAAATGGTTATTTAATGGCTATAGCACCAACTTCTTCTATTTCTATTTTGGTAGGAACTACCCAAACTATAGAACCAGTTTATAAAAGAAAATGGTTTGAACAAAATTTAAGTGGTATGATACCAACTGTAGTGCCAAATTTAAGTGCTAATACTTGGCAGTATTATACCCCTGCTTATGAGCTTGATCAAAAAATCTTAGTAAAAGCCGCAGCAATTCGTGGTAAATGGATTGATCAAGGTCAATCATTAAATATATTTGTTTCTTTAGATAAAGCAAGTGGTGGCTATTTAAATGAAATTTATCAACTTGCTTGGGAGTTGGGTATTAAATCAACTTATTATTTAAGAAGTGAAAGTCCTGATAGTCAAAAAGTTAATGATGATGTGGTTGATAGAACTATAGAATGCGAAGGTTGTCAATAA
- a CDS encoding OPT family oligopeptide transporter, which produces MHVKKSLPELTFRGIILGSVLTVIFTASNVYLGLKVGLTFSTSIPAVVIAMAVLKIFKDSNILENNMVQTQVSAAGTLSAVIFVIPGLFMCGYWFEFPLWLTFMLCLCGGGLGVLFTIPLRRAMVVESKLAYPEGRAAAEILKVANKDQADKKGKVGLKEITLGVALASIISLFSSGFKLLSSGSSFAFIWQKMAFGFSMGYSVALLGAGYLVGIAGGVALLVGMVLAWMIFVPYFSAKESFDVSLNALDIANQIWAQKVRLIGTGAIAIAALWTLIELAKPVYDGMKNMLKKTSLNLSQDPKDMDLSLKAMLCLFVLMCTGLFISFYVFVADSNLASGYQILFALVGTLVAIFIGFFVASACGYMAGLVGSSSSPISGIGLIGIMISSLIILLLGYQVDLFSDPLMSKFAIAFAIFTTSVILATAAISNDNLQDLKTGYLVGATPWKQQVSLLIGCVFGALAIAPVLNLLYQAYGFVGALPREGMDEANALAAPQANLMSTIAQGIFNADIDWSYIIVGAFVGVGIIIIDRLLRKKNMSLPPLAVGIGIYLPPAVNMPLFIGGLLAYLIKKRLEQRYTKNAHKKELIQEHEQKGTLFASGLIVGESIFGVLIAGLTVLSISKGGTEDPLAIVSSFKDDGIVGFIVFVIIMLVFARRVLKK; this is translated from the coding sequence ATGCATGTAAAAAAATCACTACCAGAACTTACATTTAGAGGCATAATACTAGGAAGCGTTTTAACAGTTATTTTTACTGCCTCAAATGTTTATTTGGGACTTAAAGTAGGTCTTACTTTTTCTACTTCTATTCCCGCTGTTGTGATCGCAATGGCTGTTTTGAAAATTTTTAAAGACTCTAATATTTTAGAAAACAATATGGTGCAAACTCAAGTTTCAGCCGCAGGTACGCTTTCGGCTGTGATTTTTGTTATACCTGGTCTTTTTATGTGTGGATATTGGTTTGAATTTCCACTATGGCTTACTTTTATGCTTTGTCTTTGTGGTGGTGGTTTAGGTGTGCTTTTTACCATACCTTTGCGTAGAGCTATGGTAGTAGAGAGTAAATTAGCCTATCCTGAAGGAAGAGCTGCTGCTGAAATTTTAAAAGTGGCTAATAAAGATCAAGCTGATAAAAAAGGAAAAGTAGGACTAAAAGAAATTACCCTTGGTGTTGCACTAGCTTCTATCATAAGTCTTTTTTCAAGTGGTTTTAAACTACTTTCAAGCGGAAGTAGTTTTGCATTCATTTGGCAAAAAATGGCTTTTGGTTTTTCTATGGGATATTCAGTGGCACTTTTGGGTGCTGGATACTTAGTAGGCATAGCTGGTGGTGTTGCATTGCTTGTGGGTATGGTGCTTGCATGGATGATTTTTGTGCCATATTTTTCTGCTAAAGAAAGCTTTGATGTGAGTTTAAATGCACTTGATATAGCTAATCAGATTTGGGCTCAAAAAGTACGTTTAATAGGTACAGGAGCTATTGCTATAGCAGCATTATGGACTTTAATAGAACTTGCAAAACCTGTATATGATGGTATGAAAAATATGCTTAAAAAAACCTCATTAAATCTCTCGCAAGATCCTAAAGATATGGATTTATCTTTAAAAGCTATGCTGTGTTTATTTGTGCTTATGTGTACTGGGTTGTTTATCTCATTTTATGTCTTTGTGGCTGATTCAAATTTAGCAAGTGGTTATCAGATTCTTTTTGCTTTAGTGGGAACTTTAGTGGCTATTTTCATAGGCTTTTTTGTAGCTTCTGCTTGTGGCTATATGGCAGGTTTAGTGGGTTCATCATCTTCTCCTATTTCAGGTATAGGACTTATTGGGATTATGATTTCTTCTTTGATTATTTTACTTTTGGGTTATCAAGTAGATTTATTTAGTGATCCTTTGATGTCTAAATTTGCTATTGCTTTTGCTATTTTTACTACTAGTGTTATTTTAGCAACTGCTGCTATTTCTAATGATAATTTACAGGATTTAAAAACTGGTTATTTAGTTGGTGCAACTCCATGGAAACAACAGGTTTCATTGCTTATAGGTTGTGTGTTTGGGGCTTTAGCTATAGCACCTGTATTAAATTTATTATATCAAGCTTATGGCTTTGTGGGTGCTTTGCCAAGAGAAGGAATGGATGAGGCAAATGCATTAGCCGCACCGCAAGCAAATTTAATGAGTACTATAGCACAAGGTATTTTTAATGCTGATATTGACTGGAGTTATATTATAGTGGGTGCTTTTGTGGGTGTTGGCATAATCATCATTGATCGTTTATTAAGAAAGAAAAATATGTCTTTACCGCCTTTAGCTGTGGGCATAGGTATATATTTACCACCTGCTGTAAATATGCCTTTATTTATAGGTGGATTATTAGCATATTTAATCAAAAAGCGTTTAGAGCAAAGATATACTAAAAATGCTCATAAAAAAGAACTTATTCAAGAACACGAGCAAAAAGGGACTTTGTTTGCATCAGGTTTGATAGTAGGTGAGAGTATTTTTGGAGTACTGATAGCTGGTTTAACAGTGCTTTCTATTAGCAAAGGTGGTACTGAAGATCCGCTTGCTATAGTAAGTTCATTTAAAGATGATGGAATTGTCGGGTTTATAGTATTTGTAATAATTATGCTAGTTTTTGCAAGAAGAGTACTTAAAAAATGA
- a CDS encoding undecaprenyl-diphosphate phosphatase, whose protein sequence is MILDYYHALILGIIEGLTEFLPISSTGHMILGAEILGLNIDDFWRSFFIIIQLGSILAVIFIFKDKLTQKFDIWLKLAVGFLPAGGVGFIAYKFLKEIFNGYTVATMLIIGGIIFIIIELKHRKKDYVIHSLDEVSYKQAFLIGLTQALAIIPGTSRSGASIIGGLLLGLDRKIASEFSFLLAIPTMIIATAYSIYKEPQVLSNMSNFIPLVIGFVTAFVVAFVVIKIFLKLISKINFIPFGIYRIILGFVFLYLFMSGMLDISKTSV, encoded by the coding sequence ATGATTTTGGATTATTATCATGCTTTGATTTTGGGAATTATCGAAGGTTTAACGGAATTTTTACCTATCTCATCAACAGGACATATGATATTAGGCGCTGAAATTTTAGGTTTAAATATAGATGATTTTTGGAGAAGTTTTTTCATCATCATTCAACTTGGATCTATACTAGCAGTAATTTTTATTTTCAAAGATAAGCTTACTCAAAAATTTGATATTTGGTTAAAACTTGCTGTAGGTTTTTTGCCTGCAGGCGGAGTAGGCTTTATAGCATATAAATTTTTAAAAGAGATTTTTAATGGTTATACGGTAGCTACTATGCTAATAATTGGTGGAATTATTTTTATCATTATAGAACTTAAACATAGAAAAAAAGACTATGTAATACATTCTTTAGATGAGGTAAGTTATAAACAAGCTTTTTTGATAGGTTTAACACAAGCTCTTGCTATCATACCAGGAACTTCAAGAAGCGGGGCGAGTATTATAGGTGGGTTATTGCTTGGACTTGATCGTAAAATAGCTTCTGAATTTTCATTTTTACTTGCAATTCCTACTATGATTATTGCAACAGCTTATAGTATTTATAAAGAACCACAAGTTTTAAGCAATATGAGTAATTTTATTCCTTTGGTTATAGGCTTTGTAACAGCTTTTGTGGTAGCTTTTGTGGTGATAAAAATATTTTTAAAATTAATTAGTAAGATAAATTTCATACCTTTTGGAATTTATAGGATAATTTTAGGTTTTGTGTTTTTATATCTTTTTATGAGTGGAATGTTAGATATATCAAAAACAAGTGTTTGA
- the thrS gene encoding threonine--tRNA ligase, which yields MTNDIIAYANNETLIDTQSFNNDTNLTPIYFDNSKEGLEVIRHSCAHLMAQAIKSLYPEAKFFVGPVIEDGFYYDFRVDSKISEEDLSKIEKKMKELAEAKLDITKYELSKTEVKEKFANDDLKQEVLLRIPDGKVSIYKQGEFEDLCRGPHVPNTKYLRFFKLTRVAGAYLGGNEKREMLTRIYGTAFADKESLNEYLKIIEEAKKRDHRKLGNEMKLFAFDDEIGSGLPIWLSNGAKLRSKLEHLLYKAHRLRGYEPVRGPELLKADAWKISGHYANYKENMYFTQIDEQEYGIKPMNCVGHIKIYQSDVRSYRDLPLKFFEYGVVHRHEKSGVLHGLFRVREFTQDDAHIFCMPSQIKEQVLEILSFVDTLMKAFEFDYEMEISTRPVKAIGDDEIWDIATKALKEALDEQGLKYGIDEGGGAFYGPKIDIKITDALKRKWQCGTIQVDFNLPSRFKLEYTDADNEKKQPVMLHRAILGSFERFIGILVEHCAGELPFFIAPTQVAIVPISQNHHNYAKEIARKLLELGVDSEVYNKNESLNKKIRTAEKAHVPMILVLGDEEVANQSVALRDRRAKEQKTLTLDEFITLTKEKLSEVRF from the coding sequence ATGACAAATGATATAATTGCATATGCAAATAATGAAACTTTGATAGATACTCAAAGTTTTAACAATGATACAAATTTAACTCCGATTTATTTTGATAACTCTAAAGAAGGTTTAGAAGTTATCCGCCACTCTTGTGCGCATTTAATGGCTCAAGCAATTAAAAGTCTATATCCAGAGGCTAAATTTTTCGTAGGGCCTGTGATAGAAGATGGGTTTTACTATGATTTTAGGGTTGATAGTAAGATTTCAGAAGAAGACTTAAGCAAAATCGAAAAGAAAATGAAAGAACTAGCAGAGGCAAAGCTAGACATCACAAAATACGAACTCTCAAAGACTGAGGTTAAAGAAAAATTTGCTAATGATGATTTAAAACAAGAAGTTTTACTAAGAATTCCTGATGGAAAAGTAAGTATTTATAAGCAAGGCGAATTTGAAGATTTATGCCGTGGGCCTCATGTACCAAATACAAAATACTTAAGATTTTTCAAACTTACTCGTGTAGCAGGAGCGTATTTGGGTGGTAATGAAAAAAGAGAAATGCTTACAAGAATTTATGGTACTGCTTTTGCAGATAAAGAAAGTTTAAATGAATACTTAAAAATCATTGAAGAAGCTAAAAAAAGAGATCATAGAAAACTTGGTAATGAAATGAAACTTTTTGCCTTTGATGATGAGATAGGCAGTGGACTTCCTATATGGCTTAGCAATGGTGCAAAATTAAGAAGTAAATTAGAGCATTTGCTATATAAAGCACATAGATTAAGAGGTTATGAACCTGTGCGTGGGCCTGAGCTTTTAAAAGCTGATGCGTGGAAAATTAGTGGGCATTATGCAAACTATAAAGAAAATATGTATTTTACGCAAATTGATGAGCAAGAATATGGCATTAAGCCGATGAATTGTGTAGGGCATATTAAAATTTATCAAAGTGATGTTAGAAGTTATCGTGATCTGCCTTTGAAATTTTTTGAATACGGCGTGGTGCACCGCCATGAAAAAAGTGGCGTTTTGCACGGACTTTTTAGGGTGAGAGAATTTACTCAAGATGATGCGCATATTTTTTGTATGCCAAGTCAGATAAAAGAACAAGTTTTAGAAATTTTAAGTTTTGTTGATACTTTAATGAAAGCTTTTGAATTTGACTATGAAATGGAAATTTCAACACGCCCAGTAAAAGCAATAGGTGATGATGAAATTTGGGATATAGCTACAAAGGCTTTAAAAGAGGCTTTAGATGAACAAGGTTTAAAATATGGCATTGATGAGGGCGGTGGAGCTTTTTATGGCCCAAAAATCGATATAAAAATTACTGATGCTTTAAAAAGAAAATGGCAATGTGGAACCATACAAGTAGATTTTAACTTGCCAAGTCGTTTTAAACTTGAATACACAGATGCAGATAATGAGAAAAAACAACCTGTAATGCTTCACCGTGCTATTTTGGGTTCTTTTGAGAGATTTATAGGAATTTTAGTAGAGCATTGTGCTGGTGAATTACCATTTTTCATAGCTCCAACTCAAGTGGCTATAGTGCCAATTTCGCAAAATCATCATAATTATGCAAAAGAAATAGCAAGAAAACTTTTGGAGCTTGGTGTTGATAGTGAAGTATATAACAAAAATGAAAGTTTAAATAAAAAAATCCGCACTGCTGAAAAAGCACATGTACCTATGATACTTGTTTTAGGTGATGAAGAAGTAGCAAATCAAAGTGTGGCATTAAGAGATAGAAGAGCAAAAGAACAAAAAACATTAACTTTAGATGAATTTATAACCCTAACAAAGGAGAAATTAAGTGAGGTACGCTTTTGA
- the infC gene encoding translation initiation factor IF-3: MSKEKEVLLNEEIQADEIRCIGDDGKVYGIISSDEALDIANRLGLDLVMIAPEAKPPVCKIMDYGKFRYQQEKKQKEAKKKQKVIDIKEIKLSVKIAQNDINYKVKHASEFLEQGKHVKFRVFLKGREMGSPEAGMALLEKIWQMVEDIADRDKEPLLEGRYVNMLVTPKKKK, encoded by the coding sequence TTGAGTAAAGAAAAAGAAGTATTGCTAAATGAAGAAATTCAAGCAGATGAGATCAGATGTATAGGTGATGATGGTAAGGTTTATGGCATTATTAGTAGTGATGAAGCACTAGATATAGCAAATAGATTAGGACTTGATTTGGTGATGATAGCTCCTGAAGCCAAACCACCTGTATGCAAGATAATGGATTATGGAAAATTCCGTTATCAGCAAGAAAAGAAACAAAAAGAAGCAAAGAAAAAACAAAAAGTGATTGATATAAAAGAAATCAAGCTTTCTGTGAAAATTGCTCAAAATGACATTAATTATAAAGTCAAACATGCAAGTGAGTTTTTAGAGCAAGGTAAGCATGTTAAATTTAGAGTTTTTCTAAAAGGTCGTGAGATGGGCTCTCCTGAAGCTGGAATGGCTTTGCTTGAAAAAATTTGGCAAATGGTTGAAGATATAGCAGATAGAGACAAAGAGCCTTTACTCGAAGGACGCTATGTAAATATGCTAGTAACTCCTAAAAAGAAAAAATAA
- a CDS encoding DNA adenine methylase, with the protein MEENPHFLKEQIITYLGNKRSLLDFLNQGFKFAQNELKKDKFSFCDVFSGSGVVSRFVRPYASFIIANDLEDYSKIINECYLTNQNTDFLQELQKHYTFLTSDLKLKKGFISKLYAPNDDESIKKEERVFYTLKNAMYLDTMRQNISKLPCDMQKYFIAPLIYEASVHANTSGVFKGFYKDKNGIGKFGGNGANALSRIKGDIALKMPVFSNFTCEYEVFQKDANILAKELDSFDVAYLDPPYNQHPYGSNYFMLNLIANYKKPKEISKISGIPKDWNRSAFNKEKKAEEALFDLINDLKAKIILLSYNCEGFVKKDSFLKRLQSLGKCEILEQKYNAFRASRNLSKRSMYIQEQLYVIKKYK; encoded by the coding sequence ATAGAAGAAAATCCACATTTTTTAAAAGAGCAAATCATAACTTATCTTGGAAATAAAAGATCTTTGCTTGATTTTTTAAACCAAGGCTTTAAATTCGCACAAAATGAGCTAAAAAAAGACAAATTTAGCTTTTGTGATGTATTTAGTGGCTCTGGGGTAGTTTCGCGTTTTGTGAGGCCTTATGCGAGTTTTATCATAGCAAATGATTTGGAAGATTATTCTAAAATCATTAATGAGTGCTATTTGACCAATCAAAATACAGATTTTTTACAAGAATTACAAAAACATTATACATTTTTAACTTCTGATTTAAAACTCAAAAAAGGCTTTATAAGCAAGCTTTATGCACCAAATGATGATGAGAGTATTAAAAAAGAAGAAAGGGTATTTTATACACTTAAAAATGCGATGTATTTAGATACCATGAGACAAAATATCTCAAAATTACCTTGTGATATGCAAAAATATTTCATCGCACCGCTTATCTATGAAGCAAGCGTACATGCAAACACAAGCGGGGTTTTTAAAGGTTTTTATAAAGATAAAAATGGCATTGGTAAATTCGGGGGAAATGGGGCAAATGCACTAAGTCGTATAAAGGGTGATATAGCTTTGAAAATGCCTGTTTTTTCAAATTTTACTTGTGAGTATGAAGTTTTTCAAAAAGACGCAAATATTTTAGCTAAAGAGCTTGATAGTTTTGATGTGGCGTATTTAGACCCACCTTATAATCAACACCCTTATGGATCAAATTATTTTATGTTAAATTTGATTGCTAATTATAAAAAACCAAAAGAAATTTCAAAAATTTCTGGCATACCAAAAGATTGGAACCGCAGTGCTTTTAACAAAGAAAAAAAAGCTGAAGAAGCTTTATTTGATTTAATAAATGATTTAAAAGCTAAGATTATTTTGCTTTCTTATAATTGTGAGGGTTTTGTAAAAAAAGATAGTTTTTTAAAGCGTTTGCAAAGTCTTGGAAAATGCGAAATTTTAGAGCAAAAATACAATGCCTTTAGAGCTAGTAGAAACCTCTCTAAACGCTCTATGTATATACAAGAACAACTTTATGTGATTAAAAAATATAAATAA